CCGTGCAATGGATGACGCGCCTGCGCCTGGCCGGCATCCCGATCCATCACAGGGCCCACATTGCCGCCGTCCATGCCGCCACGGACGGACTGTCCGTCGCGGTCGCGAAAGCCGGACGGCCGGGAGTGGCCTTCCGGTACGACGATGTGGATGCGGTCGCCTGTGGCCATGGCCTGAAACCCGCCACCTTGCTGACCCGCACGCTGGGCGCGCGCCACCGTTTCGACGGCGCGGGCGGTTATTGGGAGCCGGAGACGGATTTCTCCGGCCGCACCAGCCGGGCCGGGCTTTATGCGACCGGGGACGCCGCGGGCATCCGGGGCGCTGCCGTCGCCCGGCTGCGGGGCCTGATCACCGGCCATGCCGTCGCCCTGGACCAGGGGGCCATCACCGCCCGGGATTTCGCACGCCTGACGCGGCATCCCCGCATGCTGCTGCGCCGGCTGGACCATGTATCGCGGACCATGCTGCCCCTGCTCAACGCCTCCGCGCCGCTGTTCCGCGCCATTCCAGACGACGCCATCGTCTGTCGCTGCGAACGGGTGCGGGCAGCGACACTCCGCGAGGCCACGGCTACGGGCGCGCGCGACCTCAACCAGGTCAAGGCCTGGACCCGCTGCGGCATGGGGCCATGCCAGGGCCGCATGTGCGAAGACGGCGCCCGGGGCGTACTCGCCGCATCCTGCGACCTGTCGCCCGAAGAGGCCGGCAGTTTCACGCCGCGCACGCCCTTCTTCCCCCTGCCCCTCGCGGCGCTGACCGGGACGTTCGCCTACTCGGACATCCCGCTGCCGAAGGCGGCCCCGCTATGACCGTGAAACCGGCATGGCCCGACGCGCCCATGGATATCGCCGTCATCGGCGGCGGCGTCATGGGGGCGACCACCGCACTGTTCCTGGCACGCGGTGGCATGCGCATCGCGCTTCTGGACCGACAGGACCTGTTTCGGGCGGCATCCGGCGTCAATGCCGGCACGCTGACACTGCATATGACGCGTGCGCAGTTGATCCCCCACGCCATGCGCGGCCGCGAAATGTGGCTGACCAGCAGGGAGTGGCTGGGGGCGGATGTCGGCGCCCTTGCCACGCCCGGCCTGTCCCTGGCCTTCACGGAAGCCGAGGAAGCCCTGTTACGCGAGCGCGCCAGAATCCGCCAGCAGGCGGGTGCGCCCATCGAAATCGTCCCGCCTGCGCGCGCCGTCGCGATCGAACCCGGCCTCAACCCCTCGGTTCGCGCCGCCGCCTATTGCGAACTGGACCCGGACACATTCCCGCCTACCGCGTCGGCAAGGCCTATGCGCAGGCCCTGGGCCGAGCCGGCGTGCACCTGTTTCGAGCAGTGTGCGGTGGAGGCGATCCACCCTTCCGGCAACGGATACGACATCCATTGCGCGGAACAGGCGCGCCCCCTGGCGGCCCGGCGCATCGTGCTGGCCGGCGGCGTATGGCTGGAAAAGATGCTGGGCTGGTTCGGCCACACCATTCCCATCCGCTGCCTGATCAACCAGCTCGTCGTGACGGAAACGATGCCGCAGGTCATGGGCAGCGTCGTCAGCATCGCCAACGGCCTTCTGTCGCTCAAGCAGTTCGCCAACGGCAGCGTCCTGATCGGCGGGGGCTGGCAGGGCGAAGGCAATATCCATGAAGGTGGCACCCGCGTCATTCCCGAAAACCTGCGCGGCAATGTGCGCCTGGCGCAGCACGTCATCCCGCGCCTGTCCCAGGCGCAGATCCTTCGGGTATGGCTCGGCCTCGAATCCGAAACGCCGGACGCCATGCCGTTGATCGGCGCCCTGACCCCACGCGACGACGCGTTCGTGATCGGGTGCGCCCATTCCGGTTTCACCAGCGGCCCGTATATGGGCCGCCTGCTGGCGGAACGCATCCTGGGCGGCACACCGGACCTGAGCGCATTCGACCCTCACCGCTTTTCCCCGTCCAGCATTCCGGAATCCTCGTCATGATCCCTGCTTCCGCCACCCCCTTCCGGGGCGTCTATGCCGCGACGCTGCTTCCCCTGCACGAAGACGGGATGATCGACGCACCCGGCCTGGCCCGCCACATGAAGGACTGTACGTCCTCCCCGGACATCGTGGGTATCCTCTGCAATGGCCATGCCGGCGAGAACCACCTGCTGAACCGCGAGGAGAAACGGCTGGTCGTCGAAACCGCCCGGCACGCGATCGGCATGGAGAAGATCATCGTCTCGGGCGTGCTGTCGGAAGACATCCAGGACGCCTGCCTGCAGGCCCGCGACGCGGTCGATGCCGGGGCGGATGCCCTTCTGGTCTTTCCCCCCTTCTCCTGGGCAGTATCGCAGGATGCCGAGGCCATCGTCGCCCATCACCGTGCCATCTGCGAGGCAGTGGATGCGCCGGTCATGCTATACCAGTCGTCGATCGGCACCGGCGGCATGGCCTATTCCCTTCCGATCCTGGAACGGCTGCTGCAGCTTCCCCGAATCGTGGCGATCAAGGAGGGAAGCTGGGAGACCAACGCCTATGACCGTCATCGTCGGCTGGCGGCGCGCGTCGCCCCCCACGTCGAGGTCATGGCCTCGGGCGACGAGCATCTGCTGCCCTGCTTCGCGATTGGAACCACCGGCAGCCTCGTCAGCCTCGCGGCCATCCTGCCCCGCAGCATCGGCCGGCTGTGGAACGCCGTCCAGGCCCAGGACCTGGACACCGCCCGCCGGGTCCATGCCGCCATCCAGCCCCTGGCGAACCTGATCTACGGCCGCGCCCCGTCCGGCCGCGCCACGCTGCGCCTGAAAGCCTGCCTGGTCATGCAGAAGACATGGTCGTCCTGCCGGACCAGGAAGGCATCCGAAGTTCTTTCACCGGAGGAATGGCGGGAATTGTCACAGGCTCTAGAATACGCGCTGGTAATGGAACAGGAACGTGACTGACACCATGACGGCCGAACGTGAACTCAATCTTGCCGAACACGCCTACGGGCAGATTCGGCGCATGATCCTGGAACGGGAACTGCCCGGGGGCATGTCGGTCGTCGAAGGCCGCCTGGCGGACCATCTGGAAATTTCGCGCACTCCGGTTCGCGAAGCCGTGATGCGCCTGGCCGCCGAGGGGCTGCTGACCAAACAGGGGTCGCGGTCATTCGCGGTCCGCCGCGTTTCGGCGGCCGAATTCTTTCAATGCATGCATATCCGCGAGGTCCTGGAAGGCGAAGCGATCCAACTGGCATTCGGCAAGATCGATCGCAGCCGTGTCACCGAACTGCGCGAGAAGGTGATCGCGCTGGGCCAGTCCCCCGAACAGACTGCCGCCCAGTGGCAGCTGGACGACCAGATCCATCTGATGTTCGCCCGGGCATCAGGCAATATCGTTCTGACCAAGACCATAAACGAACTGCGAACGCTGACGCGACTGTGTGAGGTCACTTATCCGCTCGGGCGCGTGCCGGCTTCGACCGTCGAACATCTGGCCATTCTGGACAGGCTGCTCGATGGCGATGCCGAGGCCACGAAGACCGCCATGCTGACCCACCTGCGCAACGTTGCGACAGACTGCATGGACATCCTTCGCGGCGGCTAGCGCTCTGCCCCGACCTTTCCCACGCCAGGAATCTTCCAATGACCTTCGACATCGTCATCCGCAACGGCACCATCGTGACCGCCAGCGACGTGTTTACCGCCGATATCGGCATTACCGGCGAAACGATCGACACGATCGGGCACGGTCTGACCGGCCACCATGTCGTGGACGCCACCGGGCTGCTGGTCATGCCGGGCGGCATCGACGGTCATTGCCATATCGAGCAGGAAGAGGCCGACGGCACGGTGCATGAGGACGATTTCGCTTCGGCAAGCGCGTCCGCACTGCTGGGCGGCACGACGACGGTGGTGTGTTTCGCGTCCCATGTGCCCGGACGCAACATCGTCACACAGTTCGAGGATTATCTCCGGCGGGGGCAGAATTCGCGCATCGATTTCGCCGTCCACCAGATCGTCACGCGTACCGACGCGGATACGATCGAAAAGGGTATTCCCGAAATCGCCCGCCGGGGCGTGGCGGGGCTGAAGGTCTTCATGACCTACGACGATTTCCATCTGACGGACGGACAGTTCCTACGCGTTCTCGACGCGGCGAAGGCCAGCGGCCTCGTGGTTTCGGTCCATTGCGAAAATTACGACGCGATCCGCCACATGATCGAAGCCCATCTCGCCGCCGGACGAACCGACGCCCACGCCCACGCCACCTCCCGCCCCCCCTGCCTGGAACGCGAGGCCACCTATCGCGCCATGACCCTGGCCGAACTCGTCGACCACGACATCCAGATCTTCCATGTTTCATGCCCGGAAGTCGCCGAGGAAATCGCGCGCGCCCGTCACCGCGGCGTCAAGGTCTCCGCGGAAACCTGCCCGCATTATCTTTCCCTCACGGAAGCCGATCTGAAGCGGAACGGATTCGAGGGCGCAAAATATATCTGCAGCCCCCCTCTGCGCACCCAGGCCGACCAGGACGGCATGTGGTCGTATCTGCGCGATGGAGTGATCGGCATCGTATCGTCCGATCATTGCGGCTACAGCTTGGAAGGAACGTCCGGCAAAGCACGCCATGGCCGCGACGCGGATTTTTCACTGATCCCCAACGGGATGCCCGGGCTGGGAACCAGAATGGCCGTCCTGTTCGATGCCGGTGTAAACAGCCAGAAGATCGGCCTGACGGATTTCGTCCGCCTGACGGCCACCGCACCGGCCCAGCGATATGGCCTTTATCCCCGCAAGGGCACGATCGCCCCGGGCAGCGACGCGGACCTGGTCCTCTGGGACCGGACACAGCAGGTCAGGATCACCAATGACCTGTTCCAAAGCAGGATCGACTACACACCATTCGAGGGACGCCTCGTCACCGGTTGGCCCGCCATGGTGCTTGCACGCGGCAGGATAGCCGTCGAGAACGGCCAGGTACTCCGCAAACCCACGATGGGCCGTTTCCTTAAAGCCCGTTCGGGACCGCAGGATTGAACATGCCTGCCGCCCCTGCCCCAATGTGCCCTGGGTTCCGAATTAAGGTTACGGCTTGCTCCCGAAGGTCGAACCGCCGAATGGTAGAGTTTCCGACCTGAGTCACGGCAACGGTCTGAATGCGTCGGGAATGTGCAGCGAGATCGGCGTCTTATTGCCGATCTCGTTGTAGTCTCTGCGTCAAAATTTTCCGCCTCGCTGCATGACAAGAGAACGATGCCATCCGCAGCTCAGACACGGTCACTAACGGACGGCGCCTCAGAACTCCGCCGACAAGGTAAAGTGATAGACGCGCGGCAGCCCCGCATACAAGGTTGATGCCGCGCCGGACGTGCCACTCGGCGCACCGGTATAAACCGATGCCCAGTACCGTTCGTTCGTGACATTGCTGACGCCAAAACGCGCGACCCACGGAAACCGGGCGACGTGGAAGGCATAACGCGTGCCCAGTTCCAGCGTCGTGTACGATCCGGTATGCAGCGTATTGGTCACATTGGCCGCACGGTTGCCAATATAATGGACCCCGGCATTGAAGGCCCAACCCGACGCGAAGGAACCCAACCTCGCCGGCAGGCGGTAGTCCAGCAACAGACTGGCTTGCAACGGCGCGGCGCCCACAATTTCCTTGTTGTTGTAGGCGGCGGTCTTGCTGCCGACCAGTTCCGCATCCAGCCAGGTCATACCGGCAAGAACGGAAAGGTTAGGCAGAACCTCACCCGAAACCTGGGCTTCCACGCCATAATTGCGCTGCGTTCCGCCATATGTGTAGGTCTGGCAGGTCTTACCGCCGGCGCACGTACCATTCGCCGCGCCGACATACATCGCATAGGGCGAGGTCATGCGGAAACCATCGACGTTGAAATGCATTTTCTGATACCGCACTTTATAGCCAACTTCATACTCTTCGGAATGCGCGATCGGCAATGCGATGTTCGTGTTGGTATAATATTGACTGTTGGGCGTAACGGGTCCCGCCTCGACCGACTGCCCATAGGTAAAATAGAAGGTCTGGTTGTCGGTCGGCTTGTACATCAGGCTGGTCGTCGGACTGAAGGCAGCGTTGGCCTGGAAGCTCTGCTTGAGCGGACTGGTGGCATTGAGCGCACCTGCCTGATCGATCCAGCTCCAGGC
This genomic stretch from Gluconacetobacter diazotrophicus PA1 5 harbors:
- a CDS encoding FAD/NAD(P)-dependent oxidoreductase, with the protein product MSPPDRGALVVVGGGVAGATAALTISRHGLPVTLVDEQPQAGGQIFRAPTPYARRHVPPNHEFAGGDRLRALLAGSRVETRPATRVWGVSPRMDLDVLGPDGIDQIATRALVVANGATERVLPFPGWTDPRVIGLAGASILLRNAGTLPGRRVVVAGAGPLLFSVAHQVMELGGDVVAVVDAGRSGDWLRLGTALVRDPARLRLAVQWMTRLRLAGIPIHHRAHIAAVHAATDGLSVAVAKAGRPGVAFRYDDVDAVACGHGLKPATLLTRTLGARHRFDGAGGYWEPETDFSGRTSRAGLYATGDAAGIRGAAVARLRGLITGHAVALDQGAITARDFARLTRHPRMLLRRLDHVSRTMLPLLNASAPLFRAIPDDAIVCRCERVRAATLREATATGARDLNQVKAWTRCGMGPCQGRMCEDGARGVLAASCDLSPEEAGSFTPRTPFFPLPLAALTGTFAYSDIPLPKAAPL
- a CDS encoding NAD(P)/FAD-dependent oxidoreductase, which gives rise to MTVKPAWPDAPMDIAVIGGGVMGATTALFLARGGMRIALLDRQDLFRAASGVNAGTLTLHMTRAQLIPHAMRGREMWLTSREWLGADVGALATPGLSLAFTEAEEALLRERARIRQQAGAPIEIVPPARAVAIEPGLNPSVRAAAYCELDPDTFPPTASARPMRRPWAEPACTCFEQCAVEAIHPSGNGYDIHCAEQARPLAARRIVLAGGVWLEKMLGWFGHTIPIRCLINQLVVTETMPQVMGSVVSIANGLLSLKQFANGSVLIGGGWQGEGNIHEGGTRVIPENLRGNVRLAQHVIPRLSQAQILRVWLGLESETPDAMPLIGALTPRDDAFVIGCAHSGFTSGPYMGRLLAERILGGTPDLSAFDPHRFSPSSIPESSS
- a CDS encoding dihydrodipicolinate synthase family protein, with the translated sequence MIPASATPFRGVYAATLLPLHEDGMIDAPGLARHMKDCTSSPDIVGILCNGHAGENHLLNREEKRLVVETARHAIGMEKIIVSGVLSEDIQDACLQARDAVDAGADALLVFPPFSWAVSQDAEAIVAHHRAICEAVDAPVMLYQSSIGTGGMAYSLPILERLLQLPRIVAIKEGSWETNAYDRHRRLAARVAPHVEVMASGDEHLLPCFAIGTTGSLVSLAAILPRSIGRLWNAVQAQDLDTARRVHAAIQPLANLIYGRAPSGRATLRLKACLVMQKTWSSCRTRKASEVLSPEEWRELSQALEYALVMEQERD
- a CDS encoding GntR family transcriptional regulator → MTDTMTAERELNLAEHAYGQIRRMILERELPGGMSVVEGRLADHLEISRTPVREAVMRLAAEGLLTKQGSRSFAVRRVSAAEFFQCMHIREVLEGEAIQLAFGKIDRSRVTELREKVIALGQSPEQTAAQWQLDDQIHLMFARASGNIVLTKTINELRTLTRLCEVTYPLGRVPASTVEHLAILDRLLDGDAEATKTAMLTHLRNVATDCMDILRGG
- the hydA gene encoding dihydropyrimidinase, whose protein sequence is MTFDIVIRNGTIVTASDVFTADIGITGETIDTIGHGLTGHHVVDATGLLVMPGGIDGHCHIEQEEADGTVHEDDFASASASALLGGTTTVVCFASHVPGRNIVTQFEDYLRRGQNSRIDFAVHQIVTRTDADTIEKGIPEIARRGVAGLKVFMTYDDFHLTDGQFLRVLDAAKASGLVVSVHCENYDAIRHMIEAHLAAGRTDAHAHATSRPPCLEREATYRAMTLAELVDHDIQIFHVSCPEVAEEIARARHRGVKVSAETCPHYLSLTEADLKRNGFEGAKYICSPPLRTQADQDGMWSYLRDGVIGIVSSDHCGYSLEGTSGKARHGRDADFSLIPNGMPGLGTRMAVLFDAGVNSQKIGLTDFVRLTATAPAQRYGLYPRKGTIAPGSDADLVLWDRTQQVRITNDLFQSRIDYTPFEGRLVTGWPAMVLARGRIAVENGQVLRKPTMGRFLKARSGPQD